The following proteins are co-located in the Pseudomonas sp. DY-1 genome:
- a CDS encoding YkvA family protein, whose protein sequence is MKAPWNFQRYLTLAQRFLAGGRLPSLLLAVSRKSSSQSGRLGAVKDDLRLLLSLANAWLRGEYRQINPKAFLAVVGALIYFVTPLDALPDWLVGMGFVDDLAVLAWVLKTWGGELDAFRAWRDGQTPAVRAALEQLPAPDSQRS, encoded by the coding sequence GTGAAAGCACCCTGGAATTTCCAGCGTTACCTGACCCTGGCGCAGCGTTTCCTCGCCGGTGGGCGATTGCCGTCACTGCTGCTGGCGGTATCGCGCAAGAGCTCGAGCCAGAGCGGCCGGCTTGGTGCGGTGAAGGATGACCTGCGACTGTTACTGTCCCTCGCCAATGCCTGGCTGCGCGGTGAGTACCGGCAGATCAACCCCAAGGCGTTTCTCGCCGTGGTGGGAGCCTTGATTTACTTCGTCACGCCGCTCGATGCGCTGCCGGATTGGCTGGTAGGCATGGGCTTTGTCGACGATCTGGCGGTGCTGGCGTGGGTCCTGAAAACCTGGGGTGGCGAACTGGATGCCTTCCGTGCGTGGCGCGATGGACAGACGCCGGCTGTACGAGCAGCCCTGGAACAGTTGCCGGCGCCGGATTCTCAGCGATCCTGA
- a CDS encoding FKBP-type peptidyl-prolyl cis-trans isomerase produces MKQHRLAAAVALVGLVLAGCDSQTSVELKTPAQKASYGIGLNMGKSLAQEGMDDLDPKAVAQGIEDAIGKKEQRLKDEELVEAFAFLQKRAEERMTALNAENAKAGKKFLEDNGKREGVVTTASGLQYEIVKKAEGAQPKATDVVTVHYEGKLTDGTVFDSSVQRGSPIDLPVNGVIPGWVEGLQLMHVGEKVKLFIPSELAYGEQSPSPAIPANSVLVFDLELLGIKDPAAADKQ; encoded by the coding sequence ATGAAACAACATCGGTTGGCGGCCGCTGTGGCCCTGGTGGGCCTGGTTCTCGCGGGCTGCGATTCGCAGACCAGCGTTGAACTCAAGACTCCGGCCCAGAAAGCCTCCTACGGTATTGGCCTGAACATGGGCAAGAGCCTCGCCCAGGAAGGTATGGACGACCTCGATCCCAAGGCTGTCGCCCAGGGCATCGAAGATGCCATCGGCAAGAAAGAGCAGCGCCTGAAGGACGAAGAGCTGGTTGAAGCCTTCGCCTTCCTGCAGAAGCGTGCCGAAGAGCGCATGACCGCGCTGAATGCCGAGAACGCAAAAGCCGGCAAGAAATTCCTCGAAGACAACGGCAAGCGCGAAGGTGTTGTGACCACCGCTTCCGGCCTGCAGTACGAGATCGTCAAGAAGGCCGAGGGTGCCCAGCCCAAGGCGACTGACGTGGTGACCGTTCACTACGAAGGCAAGCTGACTGACGGTACCGTCTTCGACAGCTCCGTCCAGCGTGGCAGCCCCATCGACCTGCCGGTCAATGGCGTGATCCCGGGTTGGGTCGAAGGTCTGCAACTGATGCACGTGGGTGAGAAGGTCAAACTCTTCATCCCCAGCGAGCTGGCCTATGGCGAGCAGAGCCCGAGCCCGGCCATTCCGGCCAACTCGGTTCTGGTGTTCGACCTGGAACTGCTCGGCATCAAGGATCCGGCGGCCGCCGACAAGCAATAA
- the rdgC gene encoding recombination-associated protein RdgC — protein MWFRNLLVYRLTQDLNIDAEALEAALATKPARPCASQELTTYGFVAPFGKGADAPLVHVSEGFFLVAARKEERILPGSVVRDALKEKVDQIETEQMRKVYKKERDQLKDEIVQTFLPRAFIRKSATFAAIAPAQGLILVDASSPKRAEDLLSTLREAIGSLPVRPASVKIAPTATLTQWVQTQEAASDFYVLDECELRDTDEDGGVVRCKRQDLTSDEIQLHLTSGKLVTQLSLAWQDKLSFILDDKLVIKRLRFEDLLQEKAEQDGGDDSLSQLDASFTLMMLTLVEFIPQLFEALGGEEIPQGV, from the coding sequence ATGTGGTTTCGCAACCTGCTTGTCTATCGCCTCACCCAGGATCTGAATATTGATGCCGAGGCGCTGGAAGCCGCGCTGGCGACCAAGCCCGCACGGCCATGTGCCAGCCAGGAGCTGACCACCTACGGTTTCGTGGCGCCGTTCGGCAAGGGCGCGGATGCACCACTGGTGCACGTCAGCGAAGGCTTCTTCCTGGTTGCCGCGCGCAAGGAAGAACGCATCCTCCCCGGCAGCGTGGTGCGTGACGCCCTGAAAGAAAAGGTCGACCAGATCGAGACCGAGCAGATGCGCAAGGTCTACAAGAAGGAACGCGACCAGCTGAAGGACGAGATCGTCCAGACTTTCCTGCCGCGCGCCTTCATCCGCAAGTCCGCTACATTCGCAGCTATCGCGCCGGCCCAGGGCCTGATCCTGGTCGATGCGTCCAGCCCCAAGCGCGCCGAAGACCTGCTTTCCACCCTGCGTGAAGCGATCGGTTCGCTGCCGGTGCGTCCGGCTTCAGTGAAGATCGCCCCCACCGCTACCCTCACCCAGTGGGTCCAGACCCAGGAAGCGGCCAGCGACTTCTACGTGCTGGACGAGTGCGAACTGCGCGACACCGACGAAGACGGCGGCGTGGTGCGCTGCAAGCGCCAGGACTTGACCAGCGACGAAATCCAGCTGCACCTGACTTCCGGCAAGTTGGTCACCCAGCTTTCCCTGGCCTGGCAAGACAAGCTGTCCTTCATCCTCGACGACAAGCTGGTGATCAAGCGCCTGCGCTTCGAGGATCTGCTGCAAGAGAAGGCCGAGCAGGATGGTGGTGATGACTCCCTGAGCCAACTCGACGCCAGCTTCACCTTGATGATGCTGACTCTGGTGGAGTTCATCCCGCAGCTCTTCGAAGCCCTGGGCGGCGAAGAGATTCCGCAGGGCGTCTGA
- a CDS encoding bile acid:sodium symporter family protein translates to MHALVTFSRFVGNTFAFWILLFAVLAFYQPAWFLPVIHWLVPLLGLIMFGMGLTLKTEDFREVLRRPLRVLIGVLAQFIIMPGLAWLLCKLMQLPAEIAVGVILVGCCPGGTASNVITWFARGDVALSVAITAATTLLAPLVTPALIWLLATEWLPVQFGALFTSILQVVVLPIALGLVAQRLLGERVRLAVDVLPLVSVVCIVALVASIVAASQAKIAESGLLIMAVVVLHNGLGLALGYLAGRLCGLPLAQRKTLSIEVGMQNSGLGAALATAHFSPLAAVPSALFSVWHNLSGSLLAAVFRRMDEPRKERE, encoded by the coding sequence ATGCACGCCCTCGTCACTTTCAGTCGCTTCGTCGGCAACACCTTTGCCTTCTGGATCCTGCTGTTCGCGGTACTGGCCTTCTACCAGCCCGCCTGGTTCCTGCCGGTCATCCACTGGCTGGTCCCGCTGCTCGGCCTGATCATGTTCGGCATGGGGCTGACGCTCAAGACCGAAGACTTCCGCGAGGTGTTGCGACGCCCGTTGCGGGTGCTGATCGGCGTACTGGCGCAGTTCATCATCATGCCGGGACTGGCGTGGCTGCTTTGCAAGCTGATGCAACTACCGGCAGAGATCGCCGTCGGCGTCATCCTGGTGGGCTGCTGCCCAGGCGGCACCGCCTCTAACGTGATCACCTGGTTCGCCCGTGGCGATGTCGCCCTGTCGGTAGCCATTACCGCTGCGACTACGCTACTCGCCCCGCTGGTAACGCCGGCGCTGATCTGGCTGCTGGCCACGGAGTGGCTGCCGGTCCAGTTCGGCGCCCTGTTCACGTCCATCCTGCAGGTGGTGGTCCTGCCCATTGCGCTCGGACTGGTCGCCCAACGGCTGCTGGGAGAACGCGTCCGCCTGGCGGTCGACGTGCTGCCGCTGGTATCGGTGGTGTGCATCGTCGCGCTCGTCGCCTCGATCGTAGCCGCCAGCCAGGCGAAGATCGCCGAATCCGGCCTGCTGATCATGGCCGTAGTGGTCCTGCACAATGGGCTCGGTCTGGCCCTGGGGTACTTGGCGGGCCGCCTCTGTGGCCTGCCGCTGGCCCAGCGCAAGACGCTCTCCATCGAAGTCGGAATGCAGAACTCGGGACTCGGCGCGGCCCTTGCGACCGCGCATTTCTCGCCGCTGGCCGCAGTGCCCAGCGCGCTGTTCAGCGTCTGGCACAACCTCTCAGGATCGCTGCTGGCTGCGGTGTTCCGGCGCATGGATGAGCCCCGGAAGGAACGCGAGTAA
- the sugE gene encoding quaternary ammonium compound efflux SMR transporter SugE → MSWIILFFAGLFEVGWAVGLKYTDGFSKPLPTALTVIAMLISLGLLGLAMKELPLGTAYAIWTGVGAVGTVIAGVILFGESMALVRLLSVALIIGGLIGLKLSH, encoded by the coding sequence ATGTCCTGGATCATTCTCTTCTTCGCAGGCCTGTTCGAGGTGGGTTGGGCCGTCGGCCTGAAGTACACCGACGGCTTCAGCAAGCCACTACCCACGGCCCTCACCGTCATCGCCATGCTCATCAGCCTGGGCCTGCTTGGCCTGGCCATGAAAGAGTTGCCGCTGGGCACTGCCTACGCTATCTGGACGGGGGTCGGCGCGGTCGGCACTGTCATCGCCGGCGTCATCCTGTTCGGCGAATCCATGGCGCTGGTACGCCTGCTCAGCGTCGCGTTGATCATCGGCGGCCTGATCGGCCTCAAGCTCAGCCACTGA
- a CDS encoding MFS transporter: MSQHSQFALLGTRRFLPFFVTQLLGAFNDNIFKQSLILAILYKLAISGDKSVFTNLCALLFILPFFLFSALGGQFGEKFAKDALIRAIKLAEVAIMAVGALGFFFDSLPLLFLALFAMGTHSALFGPVKYSILPQVLREDELVGGNALVEMGTFLAILAGTISAGLMMSVERYEPIVACAIVLTASLGYLASRGIPRAAAALPGLALDWNIFRQSWQIMRLGLGQRPSVSRSLVGNSWFWFLGAVYLTQIPAYSKELLHGDESVVTLILTVFSVGIALGSMLCERLSGGKVEIGLVPFGSIGLTLFGLLLWWHSGEFPQGATPHDWLALLGHGQSWLILADILGIGLFGGFYIVPLYALIQSRTAENERARVIAANNILNALFMVVSAIASILFLSVAGLSIPELFLVVSLMNIAVNSYIFKIVPEFTMRFLVWLLGHSMYRVEHKGLEAIPEEGPAVLVCNHVSFVDALLIGGAVRRPVRFVMYYKIYQLPVLNFIFRTAGTVPIAARHEDLLVYDAAFKKIAEYLRNGEVVCIFPEGKLTGDGELNEFKNGIERILEENPVPVIPMALLGLWGSFFSRDPSKGLFKRFWSRIRLVAGAPVSPELADRQSLQLQVAELRGDAR; encoded by the coding sequence ATGAGCCAACACTCGCAATTTGCCCTGCTGGGCACACGGCGATTCCTGCCGTTCTTCGTGACTCAGTTGCTCGGCGCGTTCAACGACAACATCTTCAAGCAGTCGCTGATTCTCGCCATCCTCTACAAACTCGCCATTTCCGGCGACAAGAGTGTTTTCACCAACCTCTGCGCGCTGCTGTTCATCCTGCCGTTCTTCCTGTTTTCCGCACTGGGCGGACAGTTCGGCGAGAAGTTCGCCAAGGACGCGCTGATCCGCGCCATCAAGCTGGCCGAGGTCGCCATCATGGCGGTGGGGGCCCTGGGCTTCTTCTTCGACAGTCTGCCGCTGCTGTTCCTGGCGCTATTCGCCATGGGCACCCACTCGGCGCTGTTCGGCCCGGTGAAGTACTCGATCCTGCCGCAGGTGCTGCGTGAGGACGAACTGGTAGGGGGCAACGCCCTGGTGGAGATGGGCACCTTCCTGGCCATTCTCGCGGGCACCATTAGTGCCGGCCTCATGATGTCCGTCGAGCGCTACGAGCCGATCGTGGCCTGCGCCATCGTGCTCACTGCCAGTCTCGGCTACCTGGCCAGTCGCGGCATTCCGCGCGCAGCGGCAGCGCTGCCGGGGCTCGCGCTCGACTGGAACATCTTCCGCCAGTCCTGGCAGATCATGCGCCTGGGGCTTGGTCAGCGCCCTTCGGTATCGCGCTCTCTGGTGGGTAACTCCTGGTTCTGGTTCCTCGGGGCCGTCTACCTGACGCAGATCCCGGCCTATTCCAAGGAGCTGCTGCACGGCGACGAAAGCGTGGTGACACTGATCCTCACGGTGTTCTCGGTGGGGATTGCATTGGGCTCGATGCTTTGCGAGCGCCTCTCGGGCGGCAAGGTGGAAATCGGCCTGGTGCCCTTCGGTTCCATTGGCCTGACCCTGTTCGGCCTGTTGCTCTGGTGGCATTCCGGTGAGTTCCCGCAAGGTGCGACGCCGCACGACTGGCTGGCGCTGCTCGGTCATGGCCAGTCCTGGCTGATCCTTGCCGACATCCTCGGCATCGGGCTGTTCGGCGGTTTCTACATCGTGCCGCTCTACGCGCTGATCCAGTCGCGCACGGCGGAGAACGAGCGCGCGCGGGTGATCGCCGCGAACAACATTCTCAACGCGCTGTTCATGGTGGTCTCGGCCATCGCCTCGATCCTTTTCCTCAGCGTCGCCGGGCTGTCGATCCCCGAGCTGTTCCTGGTGGTGTCGCTGATGAACATCGCGGTGAACAGCTACATCTTCAAGATCGTCCCCGAGTTCACGATGCGCTTCCTGGTCTGGCTGCTTGGCCATTCCATGTATCGCGTAGAACACAAAGGCCTTGAGGCGATTCCCGAGGAAGGGCCGGCGGTGCTGGTGTGCAACCACGTGTCCTTCGTCGATGCGTTGCTGATTGGCGGCGCGGTGCGGCGCCCGGTGCGCTTCGTCATGTACTACAAGATCTACCAGCTTCCGGTGCTGAACTTCATCTTCCGCACCGCCGGTACCGTGCCGATCGCGGCGCGCCACGAGGATCTGCTGGTCTACGATGCGGCCTTCAAGAAGATCGCCGAGTATCTGCGCAATGGTGAGGTGGTATGCATCTTCCCCGAGGGCAAGCTGACCGGCGACGGCGAACTGAACGAGTTCAAGAACGGCATCGAACGTATCCTCGAGGAGAACCCGGTGCCGGTAATCCCGATGGCGCTGCTGGGGCTTTGGGGCAGCTTCTTCAGCCGTGATCCGTCCAAAGGACTCTTCAAGCGCTTCTGGTCACGCATACGCCTGGTGGCGGGGGCTCCGGTATCGCCTGAGTTGGCCGACAGGCAGAGCCTGCAGTTGCAGGTGGCCGAACTGCGAGGCGATGCCCGCTGA